DNA sequence from the Thunnus albacares chromosome 22, fThuAlb1.1, whole genome shotgun sequence genome:
TCTTAACGTTTTATTCTGGGTATAGTCAAAGACTCATTTCCACAATGATCGACAATAAAGATTATTGTAGTATTATCATATTGTAGTTAAACTTGGACAGCACGTAATCTTCTACACCAGCACACGAAGTATTGCAACTACGAAATCACTGACGTGTCGTCTTGAATTGCTGCTATACTTTCTGCCACCAGATGTCACTGTGCTGCTGAGTTCAAAGCCCGAAACCTCATATATTTTAGCGACAGGAAACAATACTCCATGTTATTGTATTGTAGTCTGGACAGCAATTTAAGAAGTAAATAACTGTATAGTCCGTAGCGCTTAATTCCTGTCAAAAATAATACACACCAGTCAAAATGTACTTTTCGACCTAAACCCTCTGAAACAGAGCACACAATAAATTCGGATACCCGAACGTGGAGTTTACGAGGAGACCTCGAAGGCAGCACCGGTTCTCTCATTTATTGTATTCGATGTATAAAATGACCTGTCTTCTTCCAGCAGTAATGTAATTTACTGTAGCTAAAGCTTTGATAGCACTGTCCCCCAGCCTGTTCAGATGTTGGACTTTTCCAGACGTCGACACCACGAGTGGAAGAACAGCAGCACAGGTTGTAACTTAGCCAAATGCTACCTAGCTAACATACACTGTTAGCATCTGAGCATCTCCAAGGTCCACTTCAAAGCATCACTGAATCCCACTCACAGACTGTATTCAGTCTATGGTGCTACAGAAAGCAGCACCATGACCTCAGCTTCCACTAAAGTAAGTCCTCTAAAGACATGAACCACTGAGTTGTTGTCTGTCGCCGCAGAGTGAAGTTAGCCCTGTCTGAATAGCATCCAATTAACTTGTAACGTTACACAAACAAATGAGCCGCTTCAAGTTTTCCAGCTACGAAGAATATCAGTCAGTGTTGTGAGATGGATTCAGGAAAGTCAGAGACTTGAATCAGTTGTTTGGCGAAACGGTTCTATAAAACATATTCTACTGAACGACTGGGATGTTGCTGTTGGTTTtgtcttaaaggataggttcaccgttttcaagtgtgtcttaaaacaacagtcaggtgtccatatgaacagtgaaagggGTTTCTtcgctgtaattattcctcctgttcatactggatattaaaagatccccttcaaatgtgctttcaatgtaagtgatgggggacaaaattttgagcaaaaaatgcatttaaaagttgatgtgaagcccatatgaggcttcagcagtctgagttagtcacatcaagtggatatctaccacatttacattctttttggcatcaaattctctcttagtgtttcctctgacagtgtttccctgttgagcatACAGTCAGACAGAAGACAGTAGTGTTCTTCTGACAGATTGTGTTTGTCCCTCTACTGTTTCAACACGACTCCTGTGCATAGAGCCAGCCTCATAAAGGAATGGTCTTCCAAATTTGCTGTTGGGGAACATAAACCCCATCCAGCACCAGTCAGACCTTATCACCACAAATGCTCTTGTGTCTGAATGGtagcaaatccctgcagccaggttccaacatctgctGGAAACCCTGAAACCAGCAGAGTGGAGGCTGCtgtagcagcagattaatgaaCATGGAATCAGAATAATAGTTTTAACTATCACATATGGGTGGAATGTTTGGATGTCtgcatacttttggccatgtactGCATTGCTCACACTgagtgttacagtgtgtgtgtttgtgttttgcacagGTTGGGGAAATCTTTTCTGCAGCTGGAGCCGCCTTCACCAAACTAGGAGAGCTCACCATGCAGCTTCACCCAGTGGCTGACTCCAGTCCTGCAGGGTAACACGcacacatgtagacacacagactATACATGTATAAAATACATGGTGAATTCAATAGCAAAGTTTGCGACGACACTTTGTattcaacccaaccggtcaaagcagatggccgcccaccaagagccggggtctgcttgaggtttctacccgttaaaggggagtttttccttaccgctgtcgccaagtgcttgtcatgggggaattgttgggtctctgtaaattaaagagtacagtcttgacctgctctatgtgaaaagtgccttgagatgacttttgttgtgatatggcgctatataaataaaaattgattgattgattgattgattcagtGGATGATAGCCTACAGGGATCTTGTGAAGACTTGATGATCATATTTATCTCCGTGCATTCAGCACAGACAGGTCTAAGCATATATGTAGCCTAATTAAGCATATTTCTCTCCTTATCAACCTTATCTTTCAGTTCAACAAGGAGGCACTCCACTAAATTATTTTGTCTATTAACTTGTCTGTGCTGAAAGTGGTAACATGTCCTGTTGTGTTGGTTGACTTCTGCTGCATTGTAGCAAATATTTGGCCATTTTTAGAATAAAACATATAGTGGTAAGGAATGCCAGTTGGACATAAATCAGGGACATTGGCCTCTTATTAGATCAGTACTCCTGTTCAGCACCAGatcaactaaactaaactaaatattaTTATCAAGTGATGgtggttgtgtttttaatgtgtatatatactgtataaatcatttcatatcatatatcattgCAGAAAATAGCTTGCAAATTATATGTTAATACAGTGTAATTACACTACCACTTCTTAAACTTTATTGAGGATCAGAAATTTATTGCAATCCAACCAAACCTTTTTCATACATGATTTTTATAAAAACCCTccagaccaaaaaaacaaacaaaacaaatatagtGCAAGATGTTGTTGCAGGTTAATTTTCTAATGATCAACTAATTAATGATGACAGCTAACCTGGTATAAATACTAAAGTCAGGTTAGTTCCCATCTTCTCTCCAGCGGTCAGACGAAGAGCACAGTGAAAAGGAAGCTGTATGAAGATGGTGCGCTGCCAGCCTCCTCCGACGGGCCCAAGAAGGTTATCAAGAAAGCAGTGGCCGCcgtcaccatggcaacacagGGCACTCCAACCGTCATCTCTGTGCCCACAGCGCAGGTTGTCGTGGCGTCGGGACTACAGCGTCCAGCTGTCAGCCGGCCCCCCATGAAGAAACAGAAGACTGCAGGTGAGTGAAGCACCACTTTACCCGACAAACTGATACATGCAAGTCAGCGTGATACATGGATTATACTttcacttccattgtatttGGCATTTACTATGGAAATAGATGTTGATTTTCCATTGCTGTGAGCATCACATAAGAAATTCCATTCTCTATTCTCACCTCTAGTGTACTGGGGTGAAGGCAGAAATCTCAAgagacaaatatctcaaaacctgtgaaaataaaaccactAGATGtaacacagaaaatacattttcttttccttttttagtcatttttagtACCTTTTGGATGGACTGGGGAGTGACAGGCTGCAGTGTATTTTAGGAGCAAACTGTTTCACCTCTGTGAAgtcccaaaacacacaaatacaatcCCAAATATGAACATACATCAGCCCAAATCTGCTGACAATGCTAGAGAATATCTTTTTACTGGCTGAATTTATAATTTATCTTACAAAACACGCAATGAGACAAAACTCTGGTAGCTTATGGTACAGTAAAATATGTTCGCATTAttactatattttttttattatttactcaATAGATTAGAGAGAGCGCCTTCAGTAGATGGATATATTTCCATGCACTCTGTAGTGTCACTACTGGAAATATGGTGAGACATTGCATTTAAGCAGCAAAAGTGAAATCTCGttgtaataataaacataatacaAATAAACGGAATTAGAAGATCCAGAGTTTGGTCCAAAGTCTCTGATGTGTAGAAATTACCCTTAGATCCTGACCTGTCCTGCCACCGTTTTGGGAGATTTACATAATGAATGAAGTCACCTGTTGTACCATGTGTcttaaccctaacgccctaacccctaaccctaaccctaaccctagccctgaccctgaccctataaccctaaccctagccctaaccctagccctagCCCTTACCCTGtccctgaccctgaccctataaccctaacccaggacctaaccctaacccctaaccctaaccctcagTTTGGGGATGCATGTAtgctgcagctctgtgagggCTACAGATATGTAATACACTCAAAGGACAAAATCCTACATACAGATAGCTGCAACAAACAGATCAATAT
Encoded proteins:
- the LOC122973843 gene encoding chromatin complexes subunit BAP18-like isoform X2; this encodes MTSASTKVGEIFSAAGAAFTKLGELTMQLHPVADSSPAGGQTKSTVKRKLYEDGALPASSDGPKKVIKKAVAAVTMATQGTPTVISVPTAQVVVASGLQRPAVSRPPMKKQKTADVTLSALNDSDVNSDLVDIEGLGEGSNSKKLNNFDQDNLNLDSSLIMNPSDLPLLSR
- the LOC122973843 gene encoding chromatin complexes subunit BAP18-like isoform X1, whose protein sequence is MTSASTKVGEIFSAAGAAFTKLGELTMQLHPVADSSPAGSHLLSSGQTKSTVKRKLYEDGALPASSDGPKKVIKKAVAAVTMATQGTPTVISVPTAQVVVASGLQRPAVSRPPMKKQKTADVTLSALNDSDVNSDLVDIEGLGEGSNSKKLNNFDQDNLNLDSSLIMNPSDLPLLSR